AAATTTTGTAAATGGTAAAAAAGAAGGAATAGAAAAAATATACTTTGGAAAAAATATTCAATATGAAATTACTTATGAAAATGGAAGAAAAAATGGTACCTATATAAAGTATTATCAAGATGGAAATATAGAAGTTAAAGGAAATTATATAGAAGATAAAAAAGATGGATTATGGCAGGGAATAAGCAGAAAAAGAACTATTGTTTGGGAAGAAAATTTTCAGAGTGGTGTTCTTAATGGAATATATACGAAATATGATAAAAATGGAAATAAAGTAGAGCAGGGAAATTATATAAATGGGGGAATAGATGGAACTGTGGAGATATATTATCCTAGTGGAAAGATATACAGAAAATTGAACTATGTTTCTGGAAGAAAGGAAGGAATGTTCATAACTTATTATGAAGATGGAAAGATATCTGTTGAGGAAACATATTCTAACGATAGATTAGAAGGTGATTATAAAAAATATAATAAAAAAGGTAATATAGAAACATCAGGAATATATAAAGAATCTATGAGAGTTGGAATATGGAATACTTTTGATGAAAAAGGAAAGAACATCTCTATCTATAATTACAATGAAAATGGAAAAATGGATGGAAAACAGATATATTATACACCTACTGATTTTGACAGAAAGGATTATTTTAAGAGGGAGTCAGAATTTAAAAATGGACTTCGTCATGGTACTGTAACTGAATATTATCCAAATGGAAAATTATATAAACAAGGAAATTATCAAATAGATGAGAAAGAAGGAAGATGGGTACAATATTCAGGAGATGTTATTATATCAGAAGAAAATTATAAAACTGGAAAAAGAGATGGAGTACAAAGATTTTTCTATACAAATGGAAAAATATCAGAAGAGTATGTATATGAGAATGGTAAAGAAAAAGAATATAAACATTATAGTCAAGAGGGAAAATTAATAAATCAAGGTAAAAGGTTCTAATGTGAGAATTTATAAAAAGGCTGGATAAAACACCTCTTAAAGATTTTAAATATAGTTTATATCATTAAGTATTGATTTAATTAAAAACATAAAGTATAATAATAGTATTAAAAATTTGTGGAGGTAAAAATGAAAAAAAAGTTTAATATGCCAGATACGTATGTTATTATATTTTTTGTAGTCATTTTGGCTGCAATATTAACACATACAGTTCCAGTAGGAAAATTCCAGATGGAAAAAGTTACTTATATAACTGAAACTGGGGCAGAAAAAACTAGAACGGTTCCTGTGGCAGGAAGTTTTACTTATGAATTAAATGAACAGGGAGAGCCTTTGGTAAAAGGAATAAAATTCTTTGAACCTGGAGGAGAAGTAGGAGTAGCAAACTATGTATTTGAAGGAATTGTAAGTGGAGATAAATGGGGAACAGCAGTAGGGGTAATTGCATTTATTCTTATCACTGGTGGATCTTTTGGAATTATATTAAAAACTAAGGCAGTAGAATCAGGACTTTATGCTTTGATAAAAAAGACTAAAGGGTCAGAGTGGCTGCTTCTTCCAATAGTTTTCTTTGTATTTTCTCTAGGAGGAGCAGTATTTGGAATGGGAGAAGAGGCAATACCTTTTGCTATGGTACTTATTCCAATAGTGATAGGAATGGGATATGATGGAATAACTGGTATACTCATTACTTATGTTTCTACACAA
Above is a window of Fusobacterium sp. DNA encoding:
- a CDS encoding toxin-antitoxin system YwqK family antitoxin — translated: MSEKGKNFFIAFVVIFIISGILVGGVYFAQKKIKDLDVKSKIEDNINKSKKNMEIAAILSKTSKKPVTKVTKTTIQTPIPKVKTLPTTVKREQKNGVYKEYYTNGTIKSEISYIDGKKDGEEIIYDTNGRVKEKREYKYGIRDGKWSRFYTNGFLKEEITYRENKLVGEYISKYENGNIKATGIYVNGVLNGNYTTFTVNGDKKSEINFVNGKKEGIEKIYFGKNIQYEITYENGRKNGTYIKYYQDGNIEVKGNYIEDKKDGLWQGISRKRTIVWEENFQSGVLNGIYTKYDKNGNKVEQGNYINGGIDGTVEIYYPSGKIYRKLNYVSGRKEGMFITYYEDGKISVEETYSNDRLEGDYKKYNKKGNIETSGIYKESMRVGIWNTFDEKGKNISIYNYNENGKMDGKQIYYTPTDFDRKDYFKRESEFKNGLRHGTVTEYYPNGKLYKQGNYQIDEKEGRWVQYSGDVIISEENYKTGKRDGVQRFFYTNGKISEEYVYENGKEKEYKHYSQEGKLINQGKRF